One window of the Benincasa hispida cultivar B227 chromosome 3, ASM972705v1, whole genome shotgun sequence genome contains the following:
- the LOC120072552 gene encoding dirigent protein 17-like — MEIPRKEQDSEPSFSNVYELPGEPAIVINGVPDIPACDNAIALCNSLNDEKLLGSTGFNEWLEGRVVNKMFGDRYYYGVIIKFDKVTGWYRVEYEDGDFEDLDWHALEEVLLPMDITVPLKALALKTLKRSRKTRRNRKNKTGNRRSDSKEIDGRRKKRENKVVLPTEPTA, encoded by the coding sequence ATGGAGATACCCAGAAAAGAACAGGATTCTGAACCATCATTTTCCAATGTTTATGAACTACCAGGAGAGCCCGCTATAGTAATTAATGGGGTGCCTGATATACCTGCTTGTGACAATGCCATTGCCCTTTGTAATTCTCTGAATGATGAGAAATTACTTGGAAGTACAGGTTTTAATGAGTGGTTAGAAGGGAGAGTTGTAAACAAAATGTTTGGTGATCGGTATTACTATGGCGTCATAATCAAGTTCGACAAAGTTACGGGATGGTATAGAGTGGagtatgaagatggagatttCGAAGATCTCGATTGGCATGCGCTCGAAGAAGTGCTTTTGCCCATGGACATTACAGTTCCATTAAAAGCCTTAGCATTGAAGACTCTGAAGAGAAGCAGGAAGACCCGGAGAAACAGGAAAAACAAGACCGGAAATAGACGGAGCGATTCCAAAGAAATAGATGGCAGGAGGAAGAAGAGGGAAAATAAAGTTGTATTACCAACAGAACCTACAGCCTGa